The Drosophila biarmipes strain raj3 chromosome 2L, RU_DBia_V1.1, whole genome shotgun sequence genome has a window encoding:
- the LOC108033559 gene encoding serine/threonine-protein phosphatase 2A activator, with translation MADADVQGEGKLPVITKRVQNLGDLAIWQRSRAYHDLIGYINGTSSAIQGIKTTDEVFESEMLRKLVRLFDSLEKLVQQHPPLEQPQRFGNKAYRDWAQEMREQLPELLEQLLPAAKKRYKSELEQYLVESFGNATRIDYGTGHELSFLFFLCSLFKAEILQEQDIVSAALRLFNRYLEFVRQLQRTYNMEPAGSQGVWSLDDFQFVPFIWGSAQLAVKSPFDPSKFVDEQIISDFKDQFMFISCIDYICKVKTGHFGEHSNQLWSITDVPSWVKINAGLVKMYQKEILSKFPVIQHVYFGELMAFEPVSPGTTITNARLGHVAPPPSKRICIGTPNLVPPVPVSVVAPPPAESLSNDLNVGDSSSESSDSSVVLRPSTSSASLVAAAEGSGDKPNIQAAQGEAAKE, from the exons ATGGCGGATGCCGATGTCCAAGGAGAAG GTAAACTGCCGGTAATTACGAAGAGGGTGCAAAATCTAGGAGACCTAGCAATTTGGCAGAGATCCCGCGCCTACCACGACTTGATAGGCTATATCAATGGCACCAGTTCGGCCATTCAGGGGATCAAGACCACGGACGAGGTGTTCGAGTCGGAAATGCTGCGGAAGCTAGTGCGCCTCTTCGATTCCCTGGAGAAGTTGGTGCAGCAGCATCCTCCCTTGGAGCAACCCCAGCGGTTCGGCAACAAGGCCTACAGAGATTGGGCCCAGGAAATGCGGGAACAGCTGCCGGAACTgctggagcagctgctgccCGCCGCCAAGAAGAGATACAAGAGCGAACTGGAGCAGTACCTTGTGGAGTCCTTTGGCAATGCCACCAGGATTGACTACGGAACCGGGCACGAGCTGTCCTTCCTGTTCTTCCTGTGCTCCCTCTTCAAGGCCGAGATCCTGCAGGAACAGGACATCGTCAGCGCCGCCCTGAGGCTTTTCAATCGATATCTTGAGTTTGTCAGGCAGTTGCAGCGCACCTACAACATGGAACCAGCTGGCAGTCAGGGAGTCTGGTCGCTGGACGACTTCCAGTTTGTGCCCTTCATCTGGGGCAGTGCGCAGCTAGCAG TCAAAAGCCCCTTCGATCCCTCGAAGTTCGTGGACGAGCAGATCATCAGTGACTTTAAGGATCAGTTCATGTTCATCAGCTGCATCGACTACATCTGCAAGGTCAAGACTGGTCACTTTGGCGAGCACTCCAACCAGTTGTGGAGCATCACGGATGTGCCCTCGTGGGTTAAGATCAACGCGGGATTGGTGAAAATGTACCAAAAGGAG ATACTCTCCAAGTTTCCCGTGATTCAGCACGTCTACTTCGGGGAGCTAATGGCCTTTGAGCCAGTATCACCTGGCACAACCATCACCAATGCCCGCCTGGGTCATGTGGCACCGCCGCCGTCCAAACGCATCTGCATTGGGACCCCGAATTTGGTGCCACCAGTTCCGGTGTCCGTGGTGGCTCCTCCTCCCGCTGAATCTCTAAGCAACGATCTTAATGTGGGCGATTCAAGTAGCGAGAGCAGCGACAGCAGCGTGGTACTGCGTCCATCGACATCGTCAGCGTCTCTGGTGGCAGCCGCCGAGGGATCAGGGGATAAGCCCAACATCCAAGCTGCCCAGGGAGAAGCCGCCAAGGAATAG
- the LOC108035351 gene encoding uncharacterized protein LOC108035351 isoform X1: MSKKCTVRSLSDSALAELANLLVSTISYVQYAPDVHLDINIVMVELNEYLSQLGATPNIYQDLLRVILSSDYLDANMRFTCLQMLLNCGVTFLMTEVFPFSYYEKILQVIAAQGAGLRVLNIKGIWVKEEHMHYMYDIVRKCSQLVKLYVPYIANDRLLEEIGKCCTRLQILDISGETDITEIGIDFLSKGVCSQSLTVVDVGMPGEENICYSDIALILEHCPQVETLSTYSFVGASLKFIHDNIDDRFKCRLKYIHDTGTDEATLQVIMQTCPRLETLYLDSPKTGSLRALHTRNLRKLKIYKFVVAELLSLLERPIGRNLRHLTMIKGLGNLELGKLARLCPSLIDLDCYMIDSLSYGQGHAKFQQLEGLEILSSAIMNSSLKAFLCNSTDLKRLAVDTVDFTDEDIMSMFMQHDFKFLEDVWFTLAPDLTVQSVELLMDSCPELQSVGQLTGWSLTPDDLALIRGLLKSGNSSIVLTPNGFLA, translated from the exons ATGTCGAAAAAGTGCACAGTGCGCTCGCTGAGCGATAGTGCTCTGGCGGAGCTGGCCAACTTGTTGGTGTCCACCATCAGCTATGTGCAATATGCTCCGGATGTGCACCTGGACATAAACATAGTGATGGTAGAGCTCAACGAATACCTGTCCCAGTTGGGAGCCACACCGAATATATATCAGGATCTGCTCAGGGTGATCCTCAGCTCGGATTACCTGGATGCCAACATGAGGTTCACCTGCCTGCAGATGCTGCTCAACTGCGGGGTCACTTTTCTGATGACCGAGGTGTTCCCCTTCAGCTATTACGAGAAAATCTTGCAG gtCATTGCAGCCCAAGGAGCCGGCTTACGGGTGTTAAACATCAAAGGAATCTGGGTGAAGGAGGAGCACATGCACTACATGTATGACATAGTCAGAAAGTGCAGTCAGTTGGTCAAACTATATGTGCCCTACATAGCCAACGACCGTTTGCTGGAGGAGATCGGAAAGTGCTGCACTCGCCTCCAGATTCTGGACATTTCCGGCGAGACTGATATCACGGAAATCGGCATTGACTTCCTGTCCAAGGGCGTCTGCTCACAGTCCCTGACTGTGGTGGATGTGGGAATGCCGGGAGAGGAGAACATATGCTACTCGGACATTGCCCTGATCCTGGAGCACTGCCCGCAGGTGGAGACACTCTCTACCTACTCCTTTGTGGGGGCCTCCTTGAAGTTTATCCACGACAATATCGACGATCGGTTCAAGTGTCGCCTGAAGTACATCCATGACACGGGCACGGATGAGGCCACCTTGCAGGTGATCATGCAAACGTGTCCGAGGCTGGAAACCCTGTATCTCGACTCACCAAAGACCGGAAGCCTGAGAGCTCTGCACACGCGCAACTTGAGGAAACTTAAGATCTACAAGTTCGTGGTGGCCGAGTTACTTTCGCTGCTGGAGCGACCAATTGGCAGGAACCTGCGTCATCTCACGATGATCAAGGGCCTGGGTAACCTAGAACTGGGAAAGTTGGCTCGCCTCTGTCCCTCGCTGATCGATCTAGACTGCTATATGATTGACAGTCTGTCCTACGGGCAAGGACACGCCAAGTTCCAGCAGCTGGAGGGCCTGGAGATCCTAAGTAGCGCCATTATGAACAGCTCCTTGAAAGCCTTCCTTTGTAATTCCACGGATCTCAAGAGATTGGCCGTGGACACGGTGGATTTTACGGATGAGGATATAATgag caTGTTTATGCAGCATGACTTTAAATTTCTGGAGGATGTGTGGTTTACTTTGGCGCCAGATCTTACAGTGCAGTCTGTGGAG CTACTAATGGACAGTTGTCCAGAACTGCAGTCCGTGGGTCAGTTAACCGGCTGGTCCCTAACTCCCGATGACTTGGCGCTGATTAGAGGACTCTTAAAAAGCGGCAATTCGAGCATTGTACTGACACCAAACGGTTTTTTAGCTTGA
- the LOC108035227 gene encoding putative oligosaccharyltransferase complex subunit CG9662: MIETLYNLPFHILVPPNIKVRKFSIPMPSPMAVFSVILFSYFLVTGGIIYDVIVEPPSVGATVDEHGHSRPVAFMPYRVNGQYIMEGLASSFLFTVGGLGFIIMDQTHSPGKTNLNRLLLTAMGFIFILVSFFTTWLFMRMKLPSYLQP, from the exons ATGATCGAGACACTGTATAACCTGCCCTTCCACATCCTAGTGCCGCCCAACATCAAGGTCCGGAAATTCAGCATTCCAATGCCCTCGCCCATGGCTGTCTTCAGTGTGATATTGTTTTCCTATTTTCTGGTGACAGGCG GCATTATTTACGACGTGATCGTGGAGCCGCCCAGTGTGGGAGCCACTGTGGACGAGCATGGCCACTCCCGACCCGTGGCCTTTATGCCTTACCGGGTGAATGGGCAGTACATCATGGAGGGCCTGGCCAGCAGCTTCCTGTTCACCGTCGGCGGCCTGGGATTCATCATCATGGACCAAACCCACTCCCCGGGCAAAACTAACCTCAACCGCCTGCTGCTCACCGCTATGGGATTCATTTTCATCCTGGTCTCCTTCTTCACCACCTGGCTTTTCATGCGCATGAAGCTGCCCAGCTACCTGCAGCCCTAG
- the LOC108033548 gene encoding uncharacterized protein LOC108033548, with the protein MKLFSLIFLTFTLFACILTLANGNCGARYGGFGLCKMLISKVVFVPNENKCQWVRIPGCSSYGTFFRSIRACEAKCVR; encoded by the exons atgaaactGTTTTCTCTAATTTTCCTGACTTTTACCCTATTTGCTTGTATTTTGACGCTAGCTAACG gaaacTGTGGTGCTAGGTACGGTGGCTTCGGCCTGTGCAAAATGTTGATTTCAAAAGTGGTTTTTGTTCCAAATGAAAACAAGTGCCAATGGGTGCGCATACCCGGATGTTCGTCCTATGGAACTTTCTTCAGGAGTATTAGAGCATGTGAAGCCAAGTGCGTGCGATAG
- the LOC108035351 gene encoding uncharacterized protein LOC108035351 isoform X2: protein MSKKCTVRSLSDSALAELANLLVSTISYVQYAPDVHLDINIVMVELNEYLSQLGATPNIYQDLLRVILSSDYLDANMRFTCLQMLLNCGVTFLMTEVFPFSYYEKILQVIAAQGAGLRVLNIKGIWVKEEHMHYMYDIVRKCSQLVKLYVPYIANDRLLEEIGKCCTRLQILDISGETDITEIGIDFLSKGVCSQSLTVVDVGMPGEENICYSDIALILEHCPQVETLSTYSFVGASLKFIHDNIDDRFKCRLKYIHDTGTDEATLQVIMQTCPRLETLYLDSPKTGSLRALHTRNLRKLKIYKFVVAELLSLLERPIGRNLRHLTMIKGLGNLELGKLARLCPSLIDLDCYMIDSLSYGQGHAKFQQLEGLEILSSAIMNSSLKAFLCNSTDLKRLAVDTVDFTDEDIMSMFMQHDFKFLEDVWFTLAPDLTVQSVELLMDSCPELQSVGQLTGWSLTPDDLALIRGLLKSGNSSIRLQ, encoded by the exons ATGTCGAAAAAGTGCACAGTGCGCTCGCTGAGCGATAGTGCTCTGGCGGAGCTGGCCAACTTGTTGGTGTCCACCATCAGCTATGTGCAATATGCTCCGGATGTGCACCTGGACATAAACATAGTGATGGTAGAGCTCAACGAATACCTGTCCCAGTTGGGAGCCACACCGAATATATATCAGGATCTGCTCAGGGTGATCCTCAGCTCGGATTACCTGGATGCCAACATGAGGTTCACCTGCCTGCAGATGCTGCTCAACTGCGGGGTCACTTTTCTGATGACCGAGGTGTTCCCCTTCAGCTATTACGAGAAAATCTTGCAG gtCATTGCAGCCCAAGGAGCCGGCTTACGGGTGTTAAACATCAAAGGAATCTGGGTGAAGGAGGAGCACATGCACTACATGTATGACATAGTCAGAAAGTGCAGTCAGTTGGTCAAACTATATGTGCCCTACATAGCCAACGACCGTTTGCTGGAGGAGATCGGAAAGTGCTGCACTCGCCTCCAGATTCTGGACATTTCCGGCGAGACTGATATCACGGAAATCGGCATTGACTTCCTGTCCAAGGGCGTCTGCTCACAGTCCCTGACTGTGGTGGATGTGGGAATGCCGGGAGAGGAGAACATATGCTACTCGGACATTGCCCTGATCCTGGAGCACTGCCCGCAGGTGGAGACACTCTCTACCTACTCCTTTGTGGGGGCCTCCTTGAAGTTTATCCACGACAATATCGACGATCGGTTCAAGTGTCGCCTGAAGTACATCCATGACACGGGCACGGATGAGGCCACCTTGCAGGTGATCATGCAAACGTGTCCGAGGCTGGAAACCCTGTATCTCGACTCACCAAAGACCGGAAGCCTGAGAGCTCTGCACACGCGCAACTTGAGGAAACTTAAGATCTACAAGTTCGTGGTGGCCGAGTTACTTTCGCTGCTGGAGCGACCAATTGGCAGGAACCTGCGTCATCTCACGATGATCAAGGGCCTGGGTAACCTAGAACTGGGAAAGTTGGCTCGCCTCTGTCCCTCGCTGATCGATCTAGACTGCTATATGATTGACAGTCTGTCCTACGGGCAAGGACACGCCAAGTTCCAGCAGCTGGAGGGCCTGGAGATCCTAAGTAGCGCCATTATGAACAGCTCCTTGAAAGCCTTCCTTTGTAATTCCACGGATCTCAAGAGATTGGCCGTGGACACGGTGGATTTTACGGATGAGGATATAATgag caTGTTTATGCAGCATGACTTTAAATTTCTGGAGGATGTGTGGTTTACTTTGGCGCCAGATCTTACAGTGCAGTCTGTGGAG CTACTAATGGACAGTTGTCCAGAACTGCAGTCCGTGGGTCAGTTAACCGGCTGGTCCCTAACTCCCGATGACTTGGCGCTGATTAGAGGACTCTTAAAAAGCGGCAATTCGAGCATT CGCCTTCAGTAG